The Ascaphus truei isolate aAscTru1 chromosome 11, aAscTru1.hap1, whole genome shotgun sequence genome includes a window with the following:
- the LOC142463543 gene encoding uncharacterized protein LOC142463543: protein MVAINPILTMLLLWTLMAESQNLIKNAREQKSEGRLLISEVNSDNPGHDFTEFVELQHTSGQNVSLDGYTLVFFNGKTNMAYKVVSLAYHFTDKRGFFLVGTLGMDPGPAIILPPNTIQNGPDAIALYFGKGPYRENMRVTSEGLVDALVHKARISDQADVLQSVLTPGVEAFLEDASFHTLDESIGRCLGRDGQWTFQMTHLSPGSENQCKRLPAVVISEVSSPFAQDLYIELQGPPSTLLSGLVLVFIHGQTQEVYFSMDIRGQTNNEGLYLLERENYHNQVEQTLPDSVRLPTMGGGAVALYLGKTSTMLPQTRLPTSDLVDALVYSNYEDMGSHPLQDLTMGHPIIHWGNGDLNNSASRCNSTAGYPALFVLGAGTPGRPNDCQQVTLCFGISGCSLWQGDQVLSELLTSLALSLQTLCRCDVPVSSFKDANLSCRSDVLTLHLTRISTSTLQRYDLTDVLQQFVTSGSTFSVGGMNATVSPACPPPTTKPTLAPAIATDAPVVSEAPSLLISEVNPDTPGSAEDSEYVELYHPQGGSVSLDGYWLLLYNGKNNLAYLALDLKGHRTDVRGYFLVGSTGTTPIPHILLSPNTIQNGADAVALYYRPGGGYKKNLEVTADGLVDAVVYVSRVGDDARGLLRVLAPGQVAVHEDQRFSLLDESLSRCHGLMPGDQSSFQVTKITPLADNDCLTTSSSPVTSASPVTSASPVTFACVTSAHPVTSDPPVTLVISEVGVSRGPEPYSFIELEGPSGSRLQGHTLVLYGMDGKVYGRIGLQGMLGARKIYLISANDSGNDLPLPPLSRPSTRGLEALALYRGSPESFPVGSTVTQKGLLDAVVYTWETGAGTEALRDLGKDSVTLYGEQRLVSLSRCPSPQGFSTMLLFPVLQPSPGSENLCPSSVTSIQLDLCLPDSSQNCSGWEQTQQRTLDNLKVTLSKSMESHCSCAAPPSYIQDLDFTCASSRLSISGNVFSSTGNDRHLIQSWNRDLLSDPRPLTLQDSSLGSLTGCRAPETRRGSLQIWQLSLLVLLSLLLIGGAVGLILYLRKRRPQNYTSIEMNQHRELTSDY, encoded by the exons ATGGTAGCCATCAACCCAATCCTAACGATGCTTCTCCTGTGGACCCTCATGGCAGAGTCCCAGAATCTAATTAAGAATGCCAGGGAACAGAAGTCGGAAGGCCGGCTGCTGATCAGTGAGGTGAACTCGGATAACCCCGGGCATGACTTCACTGAGTTTGTAGAACTCCAACACACTAGTGGCCAGAATGTCTCCCTCGACGGATACACCTTGGTCTTCTTCAACGGGAAAACCAACATGGCCTACAAAGTGGTGAGCCTGGCCTATCACTTCACGGATAAGAGGGGCTTCTTCTTGGTTGGCACCTTGGGCATGGACCCTGGGCCTGCTATTATTCTGCCACCAAACACCATACAGAACGGGCCAGATGCCATTGCTCTTTATTTCGGGAAGGGCCCCTACAGGGAAAATATGAGGGTGACTAGCGAGGGGTTAGTGGATGCGCTGGTCCATAAGGCCAGAATTTCAGACCAGGCAGATGTTCTGCAGAGCGTTCTCACGCCTGGGGTTGAAGCCTTCTTGGAGGATGCCAGCTTCCACACCTTGGATGAGTCAATTGGGCGGTGCTTAGGGAGGGATGGACAGTGGACCTTTCAGATGACACATCTGTCCCCAGGCAGCGAAAACCAATGCAAACGTCTCCCAGCCGTGGTGATCAGCGAGGTGTCCTCTCCCTTTGCTCAGGATTTGTACATAGAGCTCCAGGGGCCCCCGTCTACTCTTCTCTCAGGCTTGGTGCTGGTATTCATTCATGGGCAGACGCAGGAGGTGTATTTCTCCATGGATATTAGGGGTCAGACTAACAATGAGGGGCTCTATTTGCTTGAGAGAGAGAACTACCACAATCAAG TGGAACAGACCCTACCAGACTCAGTCCGTCTGCCCACCATGGGTGGTGGAGCTGTGGCACTGTACCTAGGGAAGACCAGCACAATGCTGCCGCAGACTCGGCTTCCTACCAGCGACTTGGTTGATGCCTTAGTGTACAGTAACTATGAAGACATGGGCTCTCACCCCCTCCAGGATTTGACCATGGGCCATCCCATCATACACTGGGGTAATGG GGACTTAAACAATTCTGCGAGCCGCTGCAATAGCACCGCAGGTTATCCGGCATTATTCGTGCTTGGAGCCGGCACTCCTGGACGGCCTAACGATTGTCAACAAGTTACGCTGTGTTTTGGGATATCAG GCTGCTCCCTGTGGCAGGGAGACCAGGTACTCTCTGAGCTGCTGACGTCTCTGGCTCTGTCGCTGCAAACCCTCTGCAGGTGTGATGTGCCTGTGAGCTCCTTCAAAG ATGCCAACCTTTCCTGCCGGTCCGATGTGCTGACCCTCCACCTCACCCGAATTTCCACGTCAACCCTTCAGCGTTACGACCTGACGGACGTCCTCCAACAGTTTGTGACATCGGGCAGCACCTTCTCTGTTGGGGGTATGAATGCCACAGTGTCTCCAGCCTGCCCGCCGCCCACTACCAAGCCAACACTGGCACCAG CCATTGCTACAGATGCCCCTGTGGTGTCAGAAGCCCCTTCCCTGCTAATCAGCGAGGTGAACCCTGATACCCCAGGTTCAGCTGAGGACTCGGAATACGTGGAGCTTTACCATCCCCAGGGGGGCTCTGTCAGCCTGGACGGCTACTGGTTGCTCCTCTACAATGGGAAGAACAACCTGGCCTACCTCGCACTGGACCTCAAAGGCCACCGTACGGACGTCCGTGGTTACTTCCTGGTGGGCAGCACTGGGACGACCCCCATACCTCACATCCTGCTTTCCCCCAACACCATACAGAACGGGGCGGACGCAGTGGCTTTGTATTACCGGCCGGGAGGGGGCTATAAAAAGAATTTGGAGGTGACAGCGGACGGGCTGGTGGATGCCGTGGTCTACGTGTCACGGGTGGGGGATGATGCGAGGGGGCTGCTGCGGGTCCTGGCACCGGGGCAGGTGGCGGTACACGAGGACCAAAGATTCAGTCTGCTGGATGAGTCGCTGAGCCGCTGCCACGGGCTGATGCCAGGGGACCAATCCAGCTTCCAG GTCACTAAGATTACTCCTCTGGCAGATAACGACTGTCTGACCACTTCCTCCTCCCCTGTGACCTCTGCCAGTCCTGTGACTTCTGCCAGTCCCGTGACCTTTGCCTGTGTGACATCTGCCCACCCTGTGACCTCTGACCCTCCCGTGACGCTGGTGATCAGTGAAGTGGGAGTGTCTCGTGGCCCGGAGCCGTACAGCTTCATCGAGCTGGAGGGGCCCTCGGGGAGCAGACTGCAGGGCCACACCTTGGTCCTGTACGGTATGGATGGGAAAGTGTATGGCCGAATCGGACTGCAAGGCATGCTGGGAGCAAGGAAGATTTACCTAATCAGTGCCAATGACTCGGGAAACG ACCTGCCGCTCCCGCCCCTCTCTCGCCCTTCTACCCGCGGGCTGGAGGCCTTGGCTTTGTACAGGGGAAGTCCGGAGAGCTTCCCCGTGGGATCCACCGTGACCCAGAAGGGCCTTTTGGATGCGGTTGTGTACACATGGGAGACTGGGGCAGGGACAGAGGCCCTGAGAGACTTGGGCAAAGACAGTGTCACTTTATATGGGGAGCAGAG GTTGGTGTCCCTGAGCCGCTGTCCCTCACCCCAGGGTTTCTCCACCATGCTGCTGTTCCCCGTGCTGCAGCCCAGCCCCGGCTCGGAGAACCTCTGCCCCTCCAGCGTCACATCAATTCAGCTGGACCTCTGCCTGCCGGACTCCAGCCAGa ATTGCTctggatgggagcagacacagcaGAGGACACTGGATAACTTGAAGGTCACTCTCAGCAAGTCCATGGAAAGTCACTGTTCATGCGCTGCACCCCCATCATATATACAAG ATTTGGACTTTACTTGTGCTTCAAGCAGACTGTCTATCTCTGGCAATGTCTTCTCGAGTACCGGCAACGACCGGCATCTCATCCAGAGCTGGAACAGAGACCTCCTCAGTGACCCGCGGCCCCTGACCCTACAGGACAGCTCTCTAGGATCGCTTACGGGATGCCGTGCTCCAGAGACGAGACGAG GCTCCCTGCAGATATGGCAGCTCTCCCTTCTTGTGCTGCTGTCACTGCTGTTGATAGGTGGAGCAGTCGGACTGATACTGTACCTacgcaagag GCGCCCGCAGAATTACACTTCTATCGAAATGAACCAACATCGGGAGCTCACATCTGACTACTAG